Genomic segment of Bacteroidales bacterium:
AAAAATGTTGTTTCCATTTTCATCAGTATCATTCTTTTAGTCTGGATATTTGTTTCGGTAGCAAAGTCTTACAAAACAAGAGGCAACAAATCTCCAAAAGGGATGCAGTCTGTTCTTGAACCTGTCATTCTTTTTATCCGCGATAACATTGCCAAACCTTCGATTGGCGAAAAGAAATATGGTTATTTCATGCCCTTTTTACTCACGATATTTTTCTTTATTTTTTTGAATAACCTATTGGGTTTAGTTCCATTTTTCCCTGGAGGAGCAAATGTAACCGGAAACATTTCAGTAACACTTGTGCTTGCTCTGTTTACTTTTGTTGCAGTGGTGGTTACAGCAAATAAAAATTTCTGGATACACATTTTCAACACTCCCGGTGTCCCCTGGATGCTGAAGTTACCTGTTCCATTAATGCCGGTAATCGAACTTGTGGGACTCGTCATCAAGCCCTTCGTTTTGATGATTCGTCTTTTTGCCAATATAACTGCCGGGCACATCATCATGTTGGCATTTCTCAGTTTAATTTTCATTTTCGGTGACAGGGGAGCTATTTTAGGCTATGCGATTTCGCCAGTTTCTATTGGCTTTGCCATTTTTGTGACCTTTATTGAATTGTTGGTAGCTTTTATACAGGCTTATGTTTTTACATTGCTCTCTGCACTGTACTTTGGGATGGCAGTTGAGGAGGCACATCATTAAAAGAATTTTATTACAAATTAATTCATACTAATCATTAAATTAATCACTTAAATCATGGAATTGTTATCAATTTTATTGCAAGCGGGAGTAGATATGACAATCATGGGTAAAGCCATCGCCGGCCTTGCCGCAGCTATTGCCGCAGCAGGAGCGGGTTTTAGTATTGGGAAAATAGGGGTTTCAGCAATCGAATCCATTGCCCGTCAACCGGAAGTTGCCGGTGATGTCAGGTCAAATATGATCGTATCAGCAGCGCTTATCGAAGGTCTTGCCTTCTTCGCTATCGTGGTTTGCTTGCTGATCGTGTTTTTATAGTCGGTTTTACCTTAAAGGTTTTTTAGCTAAGCCTGTTCACTTTTCAGGACTAAAATCCCGGAAAAGTGATTATTTAACAGCTAGGACCGCATTTTGCTGCTTAAGTATTAACACTGAGCAGGTATAAATTTTATGTTACTAATGTTTAATCGATAAACTATGGAATTGGTCAGTCCCGGATTAGGATTGGTATTTTGGATGACATTTGCCTTTGGAGCCGTATTATGGATCCTGGCAAAGTTTGCCTGGAAACCTATTATGAAATCCATACAGGAGCGCGAAGACTCTATAGATCATGCTTTGCAGCAGGCTGAGTTTGCACGCGAGGAGATGAAAAACCTGAAAACAAACAACGAGCAACTGATGCATGAGGCCAAAATCGAGCGGGATAACATCATCAAAGAAACAATCCGGTTTAAAGAAAAACTGATTGTGGAGGCAAAAGAGAGGGCTTCTGCAGAGGCTGATCTCATCATCCAGCAAACCAGGGAAAAGCTGGAGTTTGAAAAGAAAGCCGCAATGGTTGACCTGAAAAACCAGATTGGACAGTTATCGCTTGAAATCGCTGAAAAGCTTTTAAATCGTGAACTGAGCGACAAAAAAGCTCAAAAAGAATACACAGAACAATTAATTAAGGAAGTAAAGCTGAATTAATAAAACCTTTCAAGGACGATGGATATAACGATCATTTCAAAACGCTATGCATCCGCTTTTTTCAGTCTCGCTCAGGAGCAGGGGCTTATTGAGCCGGCCTACCAGGATATGTTGCTTGTTTCTGAAGTGATCAGTGAAAACAAGCACCTTGGCGATCTTTTGAAAAGTCCTGTCATTCCTACCCCAAAGAAGGTAAAAATAATAAAAACCCTTTTTGGAAACAAACTTCAAAAACTATCCATCCGGTTCCTTGAATTGGTTTTGAAAAAAGACAGGGCTATACTCATCCGGTTGATTGCCGATAGCTATATAGAGCTTTACAAGGATTTCAATAATATCGTTACAATCAAATTGGTTACTGCTTCAATGATTGATGAAGAAACCCGCAAGGAACTGCTTGAGCAGCTCACATCAGCCTCCAACAAAACCGTTGATTTGGTGGAAGAGATTAATCCCAGCCTGATTGGCGGGTTCGTGTTGAAATTAAAAGACAGCAAGTATGACGCCAGTCTGAGGCGAAAAATTGAACTCCTGGGGAAAGATTTTGAGAAAAATCCTTACGTCAAGGAGTATTAAGGAAATTGTAAAAAGTTAATTAAAGAAGAATTATGGCACAGATAAAACCGGCGGAAGTAACCGAAATCCTGCGGCAGGAACTAGCAGGCTTCAAGACAGCAACAGAACTTGAGGAGATTGGAACGGTACTTCAAATCGGCGACGGTATCGCACGAATTTTTGGTCTTACCAATGTTGAATCGGGCGAGTTGGTGAAATTTGATAAAGGCGACCTGATGGGCATTGTACTAAACCTTGAACAGGATAATGTCGGGATAGTCTTGCTGGGTGATACCCACGACATCAAAGAAGGCGACATTGTGAAGCGTACCCGGCGCATTGCCTCGATCAACGTAGGCTACGGAATGTTAGGCAGGGTAGTAAATACACTGGGTAAACCGATTGACGGAAAAGGGGAGATCAAAGGCGAAATATGGGAAATGCCCCTCGAGCGGAAAGCACCAGGCGTTATCTTCAGGCAACCTGTAAATGAGCCCCTTCAAACCGGTATCAAAGCCATCGACGCTATGATCCCGATTGGTCGCGGACAGCGCGAGTTGATCATCGGGGACAGGCAGACAGGGAAAACGGCCATTGCACTCGACACCATCATCAATCAACGTGAATTTTACGACAAGGGGAAACCGGTTTATTGCATTTACGTGGCTACCGGTCAGAAAGGCTCAACCGTTGCCAACATCGTAAAAACGCTTGAGGAAAATGGCGCATTACCTTATACCATCATCGTAGTTGCCACAGCCTCTGACCCTGCTGCCATGCAGTTTTATGCTCCGTTTGCCGGCGCTGCAATTGGTGAATTTTTCAGGGATACCGGTAATCCTGCTTTGGTAGTTTTTGATGACCTTTCGAAGCAGGCCGTTTCTTATCGTGAAGTTTCGCTCCTTCTGCGACGTCCTCCGGGGCGGGAAGCCTATCCTGGTGATGTGTTCTATTTACACTCCCGTTTGCTCGAACGCGCAGCAAAAATCATCGAATCCAATGAGATTGCCCGCCAGATGAACGATCTTCCGGAAAGCCTGAAGCCTATTGTGAAAGGCGGTGGTTCACTTACAGCCCTCCCTATCATTGAAACACAGGCTGGCGACGTTTCGGCTTATATTCCGACAAACGTCATCTCAATTACGGATGGCCAGATATTCCTCGAATCAAATCTGTTTAATGCCGGGATCAAACCAGCCATTAACGTAGGGATTTCTGTTTCGCGTGTAGGTGGCAATGCGCAAATCAAATCCATGAAAAAAGTGTCGGGAACACTGAAAATCGACCAGGCTCAGTTTCGCGAGTTGGAGGCTTTTGCAAAGTTTAGCTCCGACCTCGATGCATCCACCATGTCGGTGCTTGAAAAAGGCCGGCGGAATGTGGAAATCCTGAAACAGGACCAATACTCACCAATGAAGGTCGAAGAGCAGATAGCAATTATTTATTGCGGAACAAAAGGTTTATTGAGAGAGTTGCCTGTTACAGAAGTAAAAGTATTCCAGGAAGATTACCTGAATATCCTCAAAATGCAACATGCAGATTTGCTTACTAACTTACGGGAAGGAAAATTACTGCCGGAGGATGAGAAAATAATAAAAACCGTTGCTGCAGAAACAATTACTAAAATTACCAGTAAAAAAACAGCAAAATAACCAGCACGTATGCCAAACCTGAAAGAAGTCAGAACACGAATCGACTCGGTGAAATCGACCGAGCAGATTACCAGTGCCATGAAAATGGTTTCTGCTTCTAAATTGCGTAAAGCCCAGACCGCCATCCAGGATCTGCGCCCCTATTCGGAAAAGATGGAAACCTTGATGCACAGGGTATTTCATCCCGGTGAAAAACCAGTAATTACTGCGTTGAACGAACAACGTTCTGCTGAAAAAATTCTTATTGTTGCCATTGCCTCAAACCGGGGACTTTGCGGC
This window contains:
- the atpB gene encoding F0F1 ATP synthase subunit A; the protein is KNVVSIFISIILLVWIFVSVAKSYKTRGNKSPKGMQSVLEPVILFIRDNIAKPSIGEKKYGYFMPFLLTIFFFIFLNNLLGLVPFFPGGANVTGNISVTLVLALFTFVAVVVTANKNFWIHIFNTPGVPWMLKLPVPLMPVIELVGLVIKPFVLMIRLFANITAGHIIMLAFLSLIFIFGDRGAILGYAISPVSIGFAIFVTFIELLVAFIQAYVFTLLSALYFGMAVEEAHH
- the atpE gene encoding ATP synthase F0 subunit C gives rise to the protein MELLSILLQAGVDMTIMGKAIAGLAAAIAAAGAGFSIGKIGVSAIESIARQPEVAGDVRSNMIVSAALIEGLAFFAIVVCLLIVFL
- the atpF gene encoding F0F1 ATP synthase subunit B yields the protein MELVSPGLGLVFWMTFAFGAVLWILAKFAWKPIMKSIQEREDSIDHALQQAEFAREEMKNLKTNNEQLMHEAKIERDNIIKETIRFKEKLIVEAKERASAEADLIIQQTREKLEFEKKAAMVDLKNQIGQLSLEIAEKLLNRELSDKKAQKEYTEQLIKEVKLN
- the atpH gene encoding ATP synthase F1 subunit delta encodes the protein MDITIISKRYASAFFSLAQEQGLIEPAYQDMLLVSEVISENKHLGDLLKSPVIPTPKKVKIIKTLFGNKLQKLSIRFLELVLKKDRAILIRLIADSYIELYKDFNNIVTIKLVTASMIDEETRKELLEQLTSASNKTVDLVEEINPSLIGGFVLKLKDSKYDASLRRKIELLGKDFEKNPYVKEY
- a CDS encoding F0F1 ATP synthase subunit alpha; its protein translation is MAQIKPAEVTEILRQELAGFKTATELEEIGTVLQIGDGIARIFGLTNVESGELVKFDKGDLMGIVLNLEQDNVGIVLLGDTHDIKEGDIVKRTRRIASINVGYGMLGRVVNTLGKPIDGKGEIKGEIWEMPLERKAPGVIFRQPVNEPLQTGIKAIDAMIPIGRGQRELIIGDRQTGKTAIALDTIINQREFYDKGKPVYCIYVATGQKGSTVANIVKTLEENGALPYTIIVVATASDPAAMQFYAPFAGAAIGEFFRDTGNPALVVFDDLSKQAVSYREVSLLLRRPPGREAYPGDVFYLHSRLLERAAKIIESNEIARQMNDLPESLKPIVKGGGSLTALPIIETQAGDVSAYIPTNVISITDGQIFLESNLFNAGIKPAINVGISVSRVGGNAQIKSMKKVSGTLKIDQAQFRELEAFAKFSSDLDASTMSVLEKGRRNVEILKQDQYSPMKVEEQIAIIYCGTKGLLRELPVTEVKVFQEDYLNILKMQHADLLTNLREGKLLPEDEKIIKTVAAETITKITSKKTAK